TGGATCCAAAAACCGTTAATCTCGCTCCTGCTTCAGCCTCTGCTCACCCTGCGCCTCGGGAGTCACTTCCTCTTCTGAAGGGGAAGCAATTCTGATGCCTCTGCAGCTTGCGAGGTGAGATAAATCTGGCCAGCCAAGGGTGGAAGAGGCGTGCTGGGCCCCACTCATCTCTCTGGCTGGCTGCACCAGCCTGACTGAAAAGGCCAGCTCGAGGCTTGGCCCCCTGGCTGGAGGCTGCTGCGTGGGGCTGGCCCTTGTTTCCCATTCAGGGGAGTGGCGTGTTTTGCTGCTGTTGCTAGCCAGCCTAATAGGCTTGGTCGTGTGATGGCTTCCTGCCTCGTCTATTTCAGGGCGAGAAAAGGGCTGACATCCATTTGAACACCTTCGGCTTCTACGCGAATGGCTCCCTGGAGGTGAACGTGAGCCGGCTGCATCTCGGCCTTGTCAGCGCCAAGCAGGACAAGCCTTGGGTAAACGCCGTGGCTCTTCTCAGAAGGACTCAGTCACGTAATAGTTCGTGGTGCATGCCAGGGAGCGACCACCCTCCACCCCTCTGTGATTCCCAAGGGGACTGTGGGTGTGAATGGTACCGTGCCAGGGTGCTTCACACCTGCGGGGCGCTCCTGCAGTGAATCTAGCATTCTCACCAATGGGAGCAGAGATGGCTGAGTTGAGCTAAACTTCAGGTCTGAGACACCTGCTGTCCTGGGTTCAAATCAGGCAGAGGAAGAATGGCCCAGGTCCCTAGCCTACAACTGGGAGATCAGTTCTATGCTCTGCCaccgacttcctgtgtgaccttgggcaagtcacttagatgGAGAATAGAGGCCCAGAGAGATACTTAAGGGGGGGGGAAAAAGACGTTAACAGCACTGGGAAAGTTAAATACATGAAATATTgtgaggttgtgtgtgtgtggggggctcgTTTAAGTACCTAAGGCAGATCAGATCCCTGGCTCTGGCCTATACCCTCAGCTAGGCCAGCTGGgggagggttttgtgtgtggatgggagggggGGTAGAGGCAACCACCCGAATAAGAGCCCGAGTTAACTCTGTGACTGCGGTGGAGACATaccctagaccagtggtccccagcctttttgtggccagtagcacattcatgttttcagaagagtggcgggcgccaacaatttttcaaggcttattttgtatttgtacattaaataatacgaaaaacatcatatttaatgttacataatatatgaatctaGAGAGAAGCTGcgaggacagagagcaccggcacctgcagcctcagagttctctgtccccggcaggcatggagccgcggcttctctccggcttaagccacGGCCCTGCGCCTACCTGGGActgagaacaccggcgcccgcagcctgcagccccggagttctctgtccccagcaggcgcagggccgcggcttgtcttccctgctgggcactaggcgggtgcacataaatgccctggcgggtgccatggcacccacaggcaccacgttggggaccgcaggtagaagcagccagcagggccccCGCTCCAAGGGTCTGTCCATAAAATCTGTAATGCATTAGGGGCTGGATGGGTCCCTTAATTTGGTGGGTTTCAGTGTTCcaaggggtgggtgggtcttAACACGTTTTTTGAGGTTGGTCAAATAACTTATGGACAGCCCCCAACACTCAGTCCATTTGGTAAGAAATCCAAGTAGCCGGATACCTTCGGGCCTCCTGGAGCTGATCAGCGAGCTGGCCTGGAGGGCCGTAACTGTATCATGGGGCATCTTCATGCCTTGTATGGGAGACACTGTGGCTGGCTGCCCCACCTGAGCCTTCCCCATCTGCCGAAGGCTCAGGGATCTGCCTCTTGCTGGTGGAGAAGGGCTTGGTTATAACAGATGAATCCTTTTTCTTTCCAGGTCGGCTTCAGCTTGTCCAGGACGAGGATTCGCGAGGCCCTCTCCTACCCAGTGAGTTGCCATTCTCTGTGTGCGCACGAACTGGTCAGAGTTTGTTTGGGAAGCGCTGGTGTTCTGGCGGGGGACTGTTTTCGGGGGGCAATGGGTGATGTGTTTCTCTTGAGTGACCCCTTCTGGCCGATGCCCTGAGCACTGCTGACTGGCTTCACCGCATGGAACCCAGACGGGTTCGCTAGGGCTAGGCTGTTGCAAAGGAATCCGGAAGGGGGAATGTCCCGAATCTGCCATCGGTTACCTCTGGGAGCCAATAGAAAGACTGGCATTAGGGGAAGTGAATGTGAATCAGTCCCTTGGAGAGGCAGCAGGGCCTAGTGGGTAGCGCTTTGGACTAGACGTTGATAGGACctcagttctattcccagctgtgccactgacctaTTGAGTGTcacatcccctccctccctgtgtctcggctatttagagtgtaagctctctgaggcagggactgtcaaTACTATGTACAGCATCTGACGCAGCAGGGCCATGATTTGGGGCCTAGTGTAAATCCTGATGGTGGTAATTAAGAGAGTTTGTACACGTGTTTTTTGTCTGATCTGACGGGGGGCCAGTTTTCCTCTCTGCAGGGAAAGGAATCTCATAACTGCACCTTGGAACAAACCGGAGCGGAGTCACGAATCCTCTTCCTCATTGACGTCAAACAGAAAAAGCAAGTGAAATTCTGTCTGTGCTTATATATATTTCATTGGACTCCTCATCTGGCCTCCCGCTAAATTGACTGGAGCCATTAATGGCAAATTAGCCTAGTACCTGGACTCTTCCGGGTCCAGGGATCAGAGCAGCCCCTAGCAAATATGCAGACAGCTCATGTTGTCACCAGCACTGCCTGCAACCACCCCTGATATCAGGTGGTATGTGAGAACCGTGTGAGAGATGACTGGGATTAGAGAGGGAATAAATAAGATGAGATAACGGTGTATAAATTAATGAGTGAATGGTAGACAGAAGATCAGTCAGGTGCTCCTATGTATCCGCGTGTAACAGGAGGTTACACAGTGAAATGGAAAAGGCAGCAAACAAATCAAACTGTTACTTTTACTCTGAGCACTACatcctcccagccctctcccagctgggagtagaacccaggagtcctggctgccagttATAACCACACATTCCTCTCTGAGacctaggaacagaacccaggagtcctggcccccagcgaCCAACTAAACAATCCTTTGCATAACTGATCCCACCCCCTCTCCACGTCCCTTCTGACTCTTGGAGGCGAACCCATCTCCGTTGCGTCACGCCCCCCGTACTGACGCTCGGTTCTGTCCTTTCAGGGTCCAAGTGCGGCAGCTCGGAGAGCAGAAGAAGCTGCAGATTTATTCCGGTCTGCTCCCCGAGGTGCAGAATGGGGGCTCGGATAGCAAGGACCAGGCTGCTGCCAATAAAGGTGAGGGAGACTGGACGCAGCTTAGACACCCAGGTCTTGCTGTCTCCTATTTGCCTGGAGTGAAGCAGCCTTCTCCATGCTGCTTAAGAAGGGGCTAGTTTTCTCCCTAACGAGAGCGCTGCAGTTAATTGCTTAACACGGCAGGTGCATCTGATCCCGCTAGGATTGCCCCATGCTCTCAGTATGTAATTCGGTGTGCTTCTGGGGTACCTTTGTTCCAAGGCTCTCAAAGCGCTAGGGGGAACATGGCCAGATTACAGATGTAGAGGGACCCCGCTGCTTGAAATGCAGCCATCCCGGGGGTGGAATGTGGCAGCTATTTAATAGCCACCCAGCGCTGGCACTCATGTTTAGGACAGGATGTTGAGGCTGCCTCTTTCCAAGGAGGCAGGTCATCGTTGTTCTATCTCAGCCACGGCTGCGATGGAGGCCCTGTCGTGTTGGGTGTTGTTTTTTGGGGGATGCAAGGGCCTGaaaggaggtggggcggggggggctcccAGCCTGAGCCTCGCTAGCAGGAGCTGGAGTTAATGGCATCTAGTCCATGACGCAGGGGTGTGTTCGTTCTTTCAGGCACAGAAGGACAGCAGAAAGCGCCTGGCAAAGAACCTAGTAAAGCGCCTGATGCGGACGACTCCCAGAAGAAGACAGCGGCCGAAGGCAAACAGGTAAATACCCTTCAGGGACTGAGCCGAGGGCAGTTCCCAGGCAGCTGCACCAGGTCACCAGGCTTCCGCCAACCCAGCCAGCGGCTGCCGCCTCCTGATTCCAGCGCCGtcctctctgcagagcccagggtgCCAACTGCCCGTtgtggggcagaggctggggagaggggtagacttcagagggctttgggGAGCCAGTGGCTGGATGGGAAGTGGGCAGCGATAGAGTCCTGGTCGTTGCTCACGCCAGCATGACAGGCAGCCCTGGCCCCCGGACCAGCAGCTGGGAACTGTAGCACGGCTGAGCCACGTAAGCCAGGATCTGGGTGATTCCCCGGGCAGAGCAAGCCCTGCTCGTTCCTCCTCTCCCACGTGTGGCAGGCGACTCCAGCTCTGTGTGCATTGGTCCTTACTGGCCTTTCTCGTGCAGCAGGATTCCAGCCACGGAGGGGAAAATCTGTTCCTAGATCTAGACAGCGTGAACGACTCCTACAACTTCAGCGTAAGTGTCGCCCGGCTGGATGGAGGAAGGGCCTTCCTGCAACAAGCCAACAGCTCGTGTTCTTCCCCGTGTCGTCGTCCCGTTTCCCCCCCGCCAGGCAAACCTGTGGGCCCATCTGGCCTggcattccccacccccatcagacCTGTGGGCCCATGTGGCCTGgcatctccccaccctcacttccAAGGCAGGTCAGCCTGTCCCGACTATCCTGGTATCTCTGCTTCCCTGTagcctgttcccctcccctcccggccaCATCAGATCAAATAAGTGGCCTGGTCCAATGGCATCCCGCCtcctgctgtgtggggcgaggccATTGGTCGGCCTAGTCTGGTATCCCTACCTCCTTGCTCAATGGGCCCTGGACCCAGCTGGCCTGTCctggccaatgagggctgcacaCTGCTCCTTAGAACCGCTGCTGGGTTGACTTGCTCCCCGCTTTTCCAGGGCCAGaatgggctgcagcccagggagggaggggcagagcccctggAGTCTTAACGTGTCAGTAATGGGAACTCCACTAAGCAGGGGGGTATCCTCAGCCTGTCTCCTGCAACGAGTCAGCCTGGATAGCTCCGATCAGAGCCCTGACTGGTAACTCGGGTCTCCCGGGGTCTCTCCCTGCAGTTCCACGTCGTGATCGGCTCAGAGGCGGAAGGGCTGTACAACCTCAACTTTCACAATTGCCACAACAGAGCCCCGGCAAACCAGATGCCGTACGACATCACCGTGAGTGTGCAGGCGGGAGACggtcatcccccctccctccagcagaggcagcagagtTCTAATCCTCTGGTACAGACTTCCCCTCTCCGCCTCCGGGTGGATTAGAAAGCAGAGTAAAGCACtggtctgggactcaggagacctgggtcctattccctgAGTgagccactctcccccccccccccggtgcctcagtttccccatctgtaaaatggagataatgatactgacctcctctgCGAAGTGCTTTGAGCTagatatttgtattgctgtagtgcctaggagcccccgtcatggcccaggaccctcCTGTGCttggcgctgcacagacacagactgccagtccctgccccaaagacctggcAACCTAAGTAGAGgcccaggtgctcagataccctACACAGAGCCCCAAATGCTTGTCATGCTGCCATAGACTGGATGAATGGGTTACGAGGGATCCTTACCGGGCTGTGGTCTACAAGTGTCTGGGATTCGAACCCAGGTCTTCAGTGTTCCAGTCCAGGGCTTTATCCACCAGGCACAGCTAGTCTAGAGCAAACTGTGGGCCCGCCACGCATCTCCAAAGCCACAGCACACGGGGGAGTTTGTCATACATCCTTGGTCTGTGTTTTTGTCCCAGTCCCATCAGCCTTCCTCTGCACCCCTGCCATGGCAGATCAGACCAGCGAGCCTCTCTAGCCTGGTAGATCATGTTGGATCAGCTCAGTGGTCCATCCAGTGTTCCCCCACCACTCCAGACCAACGCAAGGGGCCTCTCTAGCCCATTGCTTCCCTGCCACCCTGGATCAGATCTCCTGGCGGCCCTGTGCGGTGGGATGGTTTTTTCAGTCAGCAtctcccccagccacagctcccgCTCTGCCTCTGCAGGTGATGATCCGAGAGAAGAACCCGGACGGGTACCTGTCGGCTGCTGAGATCCCCCTCATCAAACTCTATCTGGTCATGTCCGCTTGCTTCCTGGCCGCGGCCACCGTGTGGGTCTACTTCCTCTGCCAGCACAAGTGAGCCCCGCCCCTCTGATCGGCTGTGTCCACACCGCTTTCCCGGGGGCAGGCAGCCTTCCTGTCTCTTgtaccccaccctgccccctttccACCCCCAGAACCGCCATGGACATCAGCCTGATTGCGTCTCTCTACCCGCAGGTTCAGCGTGTTCAAAATCCACTGGCTCATGGCTGCCTTAGCGTATACCAAGGCCCTTTCTCTCCTCTTTCACAGCGTAAGTAGCCAGCTGTGCCGATGCAGGGGGGCCCAGTGACAAAGGGCTTGAGAGACCTGGGCGCTAGCCATTGGCCTGCTGGCTGATCCGGGCCAGCTGcgcctccctgcctcagtttccccatctatgaaatgggAATGATGCtgccaagtgctttgagatccatagATGAAAAGCGCTCTGAGCGAGGTGTTTGTAGTATGGTCGCTCttaggagccccagccatggaccaaagccccattgcgctaggtgcgGGACGCACACCGAAAGCCGGTAGAGCCTGGTGTTATTGGACAGTGGCCGTACCTGGGTTCACTGCAGTCGGGCTCCCACTGACCCCCGTGAGCCTCGTCCTCAGCTTAGCGGGCGTGTCTCTGTCTAAGAGGTGAAATGTGCCCAGGGCCTGCTGGCTCGGGGTATTGGGTATGGCTGGGGAAGACGCTAGCCTGTAAGGTGTTAACCTGAAGCCAGCGCCCCTTGAAAAGCATCGGTGCAAACTGAGCATGCTGGACTGACTGGTCCTGGGGTCCGCTCTGTTCTCAGCGCGCTGGCAGGGAcagtgtccccctccctccctacaAGCCTGTGTCACCCCTGCTAAGAATCTCTGACCCTTCTCAGGGAAGGGCAGATCTACCCCCAGGAAGACAATGGTGTCTCTGGCATGCGGGGCTGAGACCCGTCAAACTCATCTCATGCACTGGCTGCCCGACCGCCGTCTGGCGATGGCGGTTAGTTACCCTGCCGGGCAGGGCTGTTGGCACGGAGGTGAATGGCTCGGAGCCCCCCCGGCTTTGCCACCAGCTCCCGAACAAGCAGATGGCCTTTGGGTGGCTATGGTGGGCGTTCTCCCAGCCTGTCTAGCCGGAATCAGGAGGCTCCAGCTGAGACCCCGttctctgtcctctctctctctcagatcaaCTACTATTTCATTAACACCGAGGGTCACCCGATCGAGAGCTTAGCCGTCATGTACTTTGTGACCCACCTGTAAGTGCAGAGCGTCTGGTTACGGGGCCTACGCGGAGGGAACATATTCTGTGATATTCTATAGCCCGGCATCACAGCTGGCTCCGGGATGGGGGTCCGGGGGGAGCTTGCAAGTATTGTAGTCCCAGTTTCTCCCACcagggggcactggctggggtgtgGTGCTTGTCACCGCTGGGGAGGTCTCGCTACTACAGTCCTCCCAGCAGAGGAGGCGCCCTGGAGCGTGTCGTAGGACATTGATTGCATGGAGCTGATAATTGCAGGGGATGGTGTaggagggctggctgtgggcggaGCTCTTAGCCACTCcaatcccagcctctcccagtagggggcgctgtatagagcggggcaggagcactggctgtggcGGAAGCTCCTGGATACTGCAGTTCcaacctctcccagcagggggcactgtggggagcaggggcagttgCGCAGGGGAGGGAGAGTGTCCCAGTTTCTTCAGTCCCAGCACGTTGTGGCTCAGGAAATACACAGCCCCTCCATGGCTCGCCctgggccagccctgcctcccagaaCAGGGTGCCCGCCTGAGTTGCCTCTGGGTGCCTTGCAGGCTGAAGGGTGCCCTGCTCTTCATCACCATCGCGCTGATCGGGACAGGCTGGGCCTTCATCAAGTACATCCTGTCGGACAAAGAGAAGAAGCTCTTCGTGATCGTCATCCCCCTGCAGGTGAGGGGCGCGACGGCTGCGGGGAGCTGGCTACGCAGCGGCCAATTCTGCGGTTGGCCGCCTCCTTGCCATTCTGCCTTCAAAGTCAGAGCGGTGCTGGGTGGGGACGTTGGGCTGGAGTGGGGCCGCTGGATCCGGTTCTGTCCGGGCTCCTTTCAGACTCCCGGCGCTGAAAGCGAATGATTCGGGGAAGCGATTCCCTTGGTGAAGCACCATCAGCTCATGGATGGAGCCCTGGGCAGGACCTTGGGAGACGTGGGATCTGCTTCCCACTCTGCCCCTTGTCAGCTGGCTGACTTCGGCCAAGTTGCTTCCCCCTGCccatccgtgcctcagtttacccatgtgCGAGATGGGGATGATGGTCCTGTCCTTCCTTGCGGAAGCGTTTGGAGATCtccagatgaaaagtgctaaataaGAGCCAGGAGGTAGCGCCCTGCTCTCCTCTGGCCTCCGGGCAATGTCCTGCACCGGGCAACGCGCATCTTGGCAAGCGGGGGGAAGATGCAGGGCACACGCTGGGGTGGCAGGTGTTTGGGCAGCGACGGTTAGTGCCCGCCCGGGGCTGTGAAGTCCCTTCACCACCCGCCTTTCCCATTGCGCAGGTGCTGGCAAACATCGCTTACATTATCATTGAGTCCTCGGAGGAGGGCAGCAGTGACTACGCCTCCTGGAAGCAGATCCTTTTCCTGGTGGACCTGCTCTGCTGCGGGGCCATCCTCTTCCCCGTGGTGTGGTAAGAGCCGGGCCCGCCTTGGGTTGGGAACCCGCCAGGTCTCGCAAGCTGAGCTGGGTCAGTGCTTGGATGGGAGATGGAGGAAAactgcagggtgggggtgtcagtagggggcactctcccAAGGCAGCGGTGACCCCGATGCTGCTGTATTGCAGGATGGGGGATTAGTAGGGGGTGATCTCCCCTCAGAATCAGCGCTGACCCCATGGTGCTATGGGGGACCGTCACGGATGCATGCGTAGAAGATGCTGGAGAAACCCAGGGTGGTATAAATTATAAAGGGAAGTCTGTCTCTCTGGGGTCATGGTGGTGCCAGTCACTCCCCCCCATGGGAAGTGTCCGGTGCAGAGGGGTGTCCTGGATGTGCACACTAACCTGGGGGGCTGACACAGTGCTGGGGATCGATGGGACCATTGAAGGCTtcatggggtggggcagggggtgcgaatcttcccacaatcccatgggagTCATTGCTTTGGCTTGGCCATGTCCCCACGGCGGTGATCTTTGCATCCTGCCCCTGTGGGCCATGGGCCCAGCGGGCTTGTCTGCTCCGGGCCAGTGGAGTTGCCCCTGGGAAACGCGGCTCCAGAGCCGAGGGCGGGAACTGCTGAGCGTCTTTTTGTCCGTCCGCAGGTCCATCCGCCACCTTCAGGAGGCCTCCAGCACAGATGGCAAAGGTGAGTCCATCTCGGCTTCCTCCCGAGAAGCTcagctgctccccccaccccctcgctCTGAGGGGGCTCTGTCCCCCTCCGTCCCCCTGATCTGGAACCTGCTCccagcactgtgacacaaactcCCCTTGTTTTATTTCCAGCTGCCACAAACCTGGCGAAACTGAAGCTTTTCAGACATTACTACGTCATGGTAGGTGCCCCCGGCCCTGGCTCCTCTCTCAGGGATGCTGGCAGCGCCAGCGCTGTCTGCGTGATGGGACCGGGACCCTGCCCGCGGCCTCagtcactgtctctctctctctccccccctcttcCAGGTGGTGTGTTACATTTACTTCTCCCGCGTCATTGCCATCCTGCTCAAATTCACCGTCCCCTTCCAGTGGCAGTGGCTCTacgaggtgaggaggaggggaggggagcaggattcctgggttctattcctagcagTGTCACTGATCCACTGTAAGATCCTTATTGGCAAGACGGGGgacatctccctccctccctctcagttGGGCTCTGGACGTGAGTggtggtaaagtgctttgagagccatCAGTGAGGCGCTGT
The DNA window shown above is from Mauremys reevesii isolate NIE-2019 linkage group 25, ASM1616193v1, whole genome shotgun sequence and carries:
- the GPR108 gene encoding protein GPR108 isoform X1, with amino-acid sequence MFGRSRGRPGASGALGRLLPPLLLLLLLLLGGAAGRIHRLVLTGEKRADIHLNTFGFYANGSLEVNVSRLHLGLVSAKQDKPWVGFSLSRTRIREALSYPTGGQFSSLQGKESHNCTLEQTGAESRILFLIDVKQKKVQVRQLGEQKKLQIYSGLLPEVQNGGSDSKDQAAANKGTEGQQKAPGKEPSKAPDADDSQKKTAAEGKQQDSSHGGENLFLDLDSVNDSYNFSFHVVIGSEAEGLYNLNFHNCHNRAPANQMPYDITVMIREKNPDGYLSAAEIPLIKLYLVMSACFLAAATVWVYFLCQHKFSVFKIHWLMAALAYTKALSLLFHSINYYFINTEGHPIESLAVMYFVTHLLKGALLFITIALIGTGWAFIKYILSDKEKKLFVIVIPLQVLANIAYIIIESSEEGSSDYASWKQILFLVDLLCCGAILFPVVWSIRHLQEASSTDGKAATNLAKLKLFRHYYVMVVCYIYFSRVIAILLKFTVPFQWQWLYELLVEVSTLVFFILTGYKFRPASNNPYLQLPQDDEEEEEELQMNQVVTEAGVHEGLSKLKKSRAAREAV
- the GPR108 gene encoding protein GPR108 isoform X2 translates to MFGRSRGRPGASGALGRLLPPLLLLLLLLLGGAAGRIHRLVLTGEKRADIHLNTFGFYANGSLEVNVSRLHLGLVSAKQDKPWVGFSLSRTRIREALSYPFSSLQGKESHNCTLEQTGAESRILFLIDVKQKKVQVRQLGEQKKLQIYSGLLPEVQNGGSDSKDQAAANKGTEGQQKAPGKEPSKAPDADDSQKKTAAEGKQQDSSHGGENLFLDLDSVNDSYNFSFHVVIGSEAEGLYNLNFHNCHNRAPANQMPYDITVMIREKNPDGYLSAAEIPLIKLYLVMSACFLAAATVWVYFLCQHKFSVFKIHWLMAALAYTKALSLLFHSINYYFINTEGHPIESLAVMYFVTHLLKGALLFITIALIGTGWAFIKYILSDKEKKLFVIVIPLQVLANIAYIIIESSEEGSSDYASWKQILFLVDLLCCGAILFPVVWSIRHLQEASSTDGKAATNLAKLKLFRHYYVMVVCYIYFSRVIAILLKFTVPFQWQWLYELLVEVSTLVFFILTGYKFRPASNNPYLQLPQDDEEEEEELQMNQVVTEAGVHEGLSKLKKSRAAREAV